The DNA region CATAGAATATTCCAAGTAAGAATAGATATCCATGCAAAAATCATAAAGAATATACCACCTTTATTAAAGGTATAAGTAGGATTTTCTTGAGCAAAAGCCATAAGCGGTGTTAGTACTATAAAAAGTATTAGTAACAATTTAGTCATGAATTGAATCCTCCAATACGATTTTTAATTTTTCATTATGATTATTTTTTTTCCAAGCATAAGCAATGAGAAGATTAAATCCTATAGCTATTGCTACGAGAATAATACGAGTTGTAATAATTCCTGGACGAACCGCAGGATCATAATAAGTCATCATAAAACGAGCAGGACCTTCGGTTACAATCCAAGCTCCTAAAATAAGCACGAGTACGGTAGGAGTGATATATTTTAGTACAAAACAATAAATAGGTGTTATTTTGATCGTAGCACCTTTATGTAATTCAAGCCAACCTTTTTTACTATCGATATGAGTTGCGAATAGGACAGCTTCTATAGTACCAAATAGTAGTAAGAAGAAGTTACCACCCCAAAAATCAATTTCATCTAAAGTGTTAAGACTTGCATCAAGAGCAACATATGCTCCCATTCCAATAGCCATGATACCTATGATAGAAAGAGTTGTTTTGTTATTCCATTTTAGTTCTTCATTACAGAAAGATACTAGTGGTTGATACATAGATAGTGTTGAAGTGATACCTGCAAAGAATAATAGAAAGAACCAAATTACAGAGAGCAATCCTGCTAATGGTAATTGTGCTAATATTGCGGGCATAGTAATAAATCCCAAGCCAAAAGTACCACCTTGTGATACACTTGTTAACGCCCCAGTTCCTAATATTGCTGCAGTAGCAGGAATAATGATCATCCCACCGAGGATAACTTCAGCAAATTCATTAGTAGCATTGGCAGTCAGAGATGACAAAACAATATCTTCATCTCTTTTTACATAAGAGGCATAGTTGATAATAGCACCCATACCTATGCTTAAAGTGAAGAAAATTTGACCAGCAGCAGCA from Spirochaetota bacterium includes:
- a CDS encoding sodium-dependent transporter, whose product is MSQKRASWASSIGVILAVAGSAVGLGNFLRFPGQLVQNGGGAFLIPYFIALLVIGIPISWLEWNIGRYAGAHGHGSSPGAFNIMFRKPWAKYLGSVSMLAVMFISFYYLYLESVMLGYVYYSLTGLLPEMAANGQSGDFFGKYLSFEFKIFNIPAAAIFFVITLALNISILAKGVSGGIEKIAKILMPILLFLGVILLIRVLTLPGMEQGLAFMWNPDFNALIQPKTWLAAAGQIFFTLSIGMGAIINYASYVKRDEDIVLSSLTANATNEFAEVILGGMIIIPATAAILGTGALTSVSQGGTFGLGFITMPAILAQLPLAGLLSVIWFFLLFFAGITSTLSMYQPLVSFCNEELKWNNKTTLSIIGIMAIGMGAYVALDASLNTLDEIDFWGGNFFLLLFGTIEAVLFATHIDSKKGWLELHKGATIKITPIYCFVLKYITPTVLVLILGAWIVTEGPARFMMTYYDPAVRPGIITTRIILVAIAIGFNLLIAYAWKKNNHNEKLKIVLEDSIHD